The sequence below is a genomic window from Sphingobium sp. EP60837.
CAAGCTGAACACCGTGGATTGGAAGACGCATATCGACCCGCTGAAAGACCAGGCGACAAAAACCGCTAAATCTGCCGCTGTTGTAGCGAAGGACAAGACTGGCACGGCTATGCAGAGCCTGGCCAAGCTTATCACGGATACGGCTGGCACGGTCGATGCCAAGCTCGGCCCGCAATATGGTGATTATGCGCGTCAGGCCGCTGAGGCAGTCGCAGGCGCGGCCGACACCTTGGACAGCAAGGATGTCGATCAACTGATGAGTGAAGCGCGCGATTTTGTCCGTAAAAGTCCGGCCGTTGCGATCGGCGCTGCGGCGGTGGTCGGCTTCGTGCTGATGCGGCTCGCCAAGGGTTCCGACGATAAAGCCTGACGCCGTCACTTTTGACAATTTACAATAGGCCCCTCTGATGGGGCGGAGGGGTTTTTGACGGAAGAGCCAAGCCTGGTAGCGGCGCAGCCGGAAACTGAACGGCAGCAGGACAGTGTGCGTTCGGCGTTCAGCAAACTTTATACGGACGGCCGCGCCTATGCCGACGCGGAGATAGAGCGGCAAAAGCTGCGCGCGGGGATCGCCGGGGCGGGCGTTCGAGATGCCGCGATCTTCGCTACGGCGGGGCTCATGCTGGCCTTCGCAGGTCTGATCGCCTTCCTCGTGGGAATGGTGCTGATGCTCAGTCGGCATCTTGGGGCGGGCTGGTCAGCCTTGGTGATATTTGGCTCTTCGCTGATCGTTGCGATCATATTGCTGCTGATGGCCAAAGCGCGGATCTCAAGGATGCGGAAAGCCATTAAATCATGAACGCGCTAGAACGATATCGGCAGGCTCAGGCTCGGGCGGAGCAGAAAAAAGCTCAATTTTTGTCGAGCGCCTCGGCTGCAAAGGCCCGCATCAGACCTGCTCGCCTAAAGCAGGACATCAAGCAACGGGCCTTGGACAGCTTTTCGAACGGCCGCGATTATGTGTCGGCGAAGGTTCAGGAGCGCCCAGTGGCAGCCGGAGCCGCTGCTGCTGCGCTAATGATCTATCTGTTCCGCCGTCCGCTTTCGGCACTTTTCAGGCGGACATACGTTCGGATTACCAATCGTCACCCGGAGAGAGCGGAGACCGACAATGGCTGATATTCATGCTCAGATTACACGCGTGCGCGATGCCGCGAATGACATTGCCGAAACGGCGTCCGGCAAGTTCCGCGACACAACTGGCAAAGCGCGCGACAGCGCTGCGGACCTGATCCAGACAAGTCGCGACCGCGCGGGCGATGCTTACAGCGATGTGCGTGACCGGACGCAGCGCGTGGCCGCGCGCGCAAATGAAATTGTCCAGGAGCACCCCATTGCTGCCGTTGCTGGGGCAGTTGCGGCTGGAGCCGTAGTGGCGTGGTTGTTTCCTAAGAGCCGCGCGGCGATGAAGGCGCTGCCGGGCTTGGCGGCGACGGCAGGCAGCCGCGTCGTTGAAGCGGCGCTTGCGGCACGGGCCGCCGCTGCAGAGGGCGCGGAAACCATCCGGTCGAATGCGAGCGATGCGCTGCATCATGTCCAGGAAAGCGCCAGTAAGACGGCATCTTCGGCCCGTGAGACCGCAGCATCGGCAGACATAACGGGTACAGCGTCGCGAGTTGCGGATGACCTTGTCTCTCTGGTTGCGAGCAAAATTGATTCGGTCAGCGAAGCCTTGAAAGCGCGATTGCCGAAACGGTAATTGCTCCGGCCTAAAAAGCAGCCCGCTACGACTGCTGGAAGCCTTGGACGGGAGTGCGCGCACTGCTAGAGTGGCCACTCCTTCCATGGGAGACTGATGAAATTATGAGTAAACTCCACCTGGTCATGGGGGGACGGGTCAAAGACCCCCAAACTCTGGAATTCGAAGACCTGACCTCGATCGACCTCGTCGGCGTTTTTCCCGATTATGCATCGGCTGAAAATGCATGGCGCGGCGCTGCCCAGCGCACCGTCGATGACGCTGAAATGCGCTATGTCATCGTTCATCTGCATCGCCTGCTGGAGCCCGAGTTGCCACAGGGGTAAGCGATCAGACTAGAGGCTTCGGCCCCTTGCGGAAGCGCCAGCGAAGCAAGGGACGGGTCAGTACAAGCCCGACGAGAAAACCGCCAATATGCGCGGCGATGGCAATCTGGCCGAGATCACCAAGCCCACCGCGCGCCGATGCGAGTCCGATCATCAACTGCAAGATGATCCATCCTGCCGCCAGCCAAAGCACCCGCAGCAAATTGGCGGAAAAGGGGCCAATCCGCCGGACCGTGCGCTGACCATAAAGAAGCGCATAGGTCGCCAGGATCGCGGAAATCGCTCCGCTGGCGCCCACCATGGGATTGGGAGATGACGGTCCTGTAGCCCATTGCAGCAGTGCCGCGCCATAGGCGCCAGCGATGTAGAGGAGCAGAACCGCGCCTTTCTGCAGCACCTGTTCAACTTGACGCCCACAAAAGACCAGCATCAGAAGGTTAAAGCCGATGTGCAGCCAGCCAGCATGAACGAGCGTGCAGCTAAGCGGCGTCAGCCATAGGGGAACAGCCAAAACCCCCTTAAATAACTGGGGATCATCGATCCGGACGGGTATGAAGCCGCCCAAGATCGCCGCATTGTCCACCTGCCCCGTCAACGACAACAACATAAAGGCGACGAAGGTAATCGCCGCGATTATGTCCGTCATCCGTCCAGTGGGTAGTCTCACCGGCGTTTAGATGAATTCGATTTTGTCGATCAGGTAGAATTTGTCCCCGGAGGGAACCGACACTTCAACCTCTTCACCGACCTGGCGGCTGATCAGCGCGCGGCCCAGCGGGCTGTTATAGCTGATCATGCCGAGCTTTGCGTCAGCCTCAGCTTGGCCGACTATTTGATATTTGACGGGCTTTTCGTCCTCATCGAGGAGGGTGACGGTGGCACCAAACACCACCTTGTCGCCTGAGAGCGCCTTAGGATCGATGATCTGGGCGCGCGACAGCTTGTCCTCAAGATCTGCGATCGTTGCTTCGACCTGGCCCTGCCGTTCCTTTGCCGCATGATATTCGGCATTTTCCGACAGATCGCCATGGGCACGCGCTTCTTCGATGGCGTCCACGATCAAAGGCCGTTCCGCCTTCAGTTCGCGGAGCTGCTCATTGAGCTTGTCATAGCCCATCTGCAGCATCGGCATCTTTTCCACGGTGGCCATTTTATCGCAGATCCTTTGTCAAAACTTCCCTTTGGCGGCCTCGCTTATGAGGCCGCCCGCAGCATGGTTCCTGATGCAGGGGGTCAGGCTTGCGGCCTTGGATAATAGGACTGCAACGACCGTACTTCAAGGGCGTGGCCGCGCAGCGCCTCAATCGCATCCGCTGCCGCCACGCTGGCCGCGGCGGTAGTGAAGCTCGCCACCTTAGCCCGCAGGGCGCTGGTGCGGATGGCCTTACTGTCCTTTAGCGACTGCCAGCCTTCCGTCGTGTTGACGATCAGATCGATGTCGCCATCGGTGATCTTGTCCACGATATGCGGACGGCCTTCGGCCACCTTGTTCACCAATTGCACCGAGACGCCCTGCTCTTCCAGATAGCGGGCGGTGCCGCCGGTCGCGATGATGGTGAAGCCCAGAGCCGCCATCTTTTGCACGGCGGGCAGCACCACCGGCTTGTCACTATCCTTGACCGACACGAACACCGTGCCACTTTTGGGCAGAATGGTGCCGGCGCCAAGTTGTGCCTTGGCGAAGGCGGTCGCGAAGTCACTGTCGATGCCCATGACTTCGCCGGTGCTCTTCATTTCCGGCGATAATACGGGATCGACGCCGGGGAAGCGGGCGAAGGGGAAGACCGCTTCCTTGACCGCGATGTGTGAAATCGCATTACGATCGATCTTCGGCAGATCCTTCAGCTTCTCGCCCGCCATGACGCGGCTGGCGATCTTGGCGATAGGCGTGCCGATCGCTTTGGCGACGAAGGGCACTGTGCGGCTAGCGCGCGGGTTCACCTCGATCAGGTAAACCACGCCGTCCTTGACCGCGAATTGAATATTCATGAGACCCCGCACCGACAGCGCACGGGCTAGAACATCGGCTTGACGCTCGATTTCGGCGATGACCTCATCGGAAAGGCTGTAGGGTGGCAGGGAGCAGGCGCTATCACCGGAGTGCACGCCAGCCTCTTCGATATGTTGGAGGACCCCTGCAACCACGACATCATCACCATCGCAGAGCGCGTCCACGTCCACTTCGACCGCGTCGCGCAGATACTGATCGATCAGCACAGGCGAGTCACCCGACACCTGCACGGCGGTGGCGATATATTCTTCCAACTGCGCCTGGCCATCGACAATCTCCATGGCGCGGCCGCCAAGGACATAGGATGGGCGCATCAGCACCGGATAGCCGATGCGGTTGGCGACCGCGATCGCCTCTTCCCGACTGCGGGCAATGCCGTTGGCTGGCTGCTTAAGTCTGAGCTTGTCGATCAGCGCGGCGAACCGTTCACGGTCTTCGGCCAGATCGATGGCGTCGGGCGACGTGCCCAGGATCGGGATGCCCGCATCCTCCAGCGCCTGTGCGAGCTTGAGCGGCGTCTGGCCGCCGAACTGGACGATGACGCCCGCCAGCGTGCCGTTCGACATTTCGACGCTAAGGATCTCGAGGACGTCCTCGGCGGTTAGCGGTTCGAAATAGAGACGGTCGGACGTGTCATAATCGGTGGACACGGTTTCCGGGTTGCAATTGATCATGATCGTCTCGAAGCCAGCTTCGCTGAGCGCGAAGCAGGCGTGGACGCAGCAATAGTCGAACTCGATGCCCTGGCCAATCCTGTTGGGGCCGCCACCGAGGATGACGACTTTCTTCCGGTCACTGGGCTGCGCCTCGTTCTCCGGCTCACCGAAGATCGGAGCCTCATAGGTCGAATACATATAAGGCGTCTTCGCCTCGAACTCGGCCGCGCAGGTGTCGATGCGTTTGAAGACGGGGCGGATGCCCAGCCTATGACGGAGCGCGCGAACCTCATCCTCGGTGACGCCGCCGGTCATCGCCTTGACCGCTTCGTGGATCAAACCGGAACCACGCGCGATGCCGCGCTCCATGCCGCGCAGATTAGCGGACTTGAGCGCGAGGTAAGCGAGGCGCTTGTCGGCAAAACCCATAGCCTTCAGGCGGCGCATGCCCTCCGCGTCCTGCGGCAGACCGTTGCTGAGGATTTCCGCCTCGGCGTCAATGATCTCCTTGATGCGCTCCAGAAACCATGGATCATACTTCGCCACGGCATGGACTTCTGCAACCGTCAGTCCTTCCCGCAGAGCTTGGGCAGCGACCAGCAAGCGATCCGGAGTTGGTTGAGCGAGCGCTGCGATGATGTCGTCTTTCGGCGCGCCGACCAGATGTTCGACCTCATTGAAACCGCACAGCCCCGTTTCAAGGCCGCGAAGGGCCTTCTGCATGGATTCATGAATGTTGCGGCCGATCGCCATCACTTCGCCCACCGACTTCATCGCGGTGCCGAGCAGCGGTTCAGAGCCCTTGAACTTCTCGAAGGCGAAGCGCGGGATTTTCGTTACGACATAGTCGATGGTCGGTTCGAAGCTGGCGGGCGTCGCGCCGGTGATGTCGTTCTCAATCTCGTCCAGCGTGTAGCCTATGGCGAGTTTCGCCGCGACCTTGGCGATGGGGAAGCCGGTCGCCTTCGACGCCAGCGCCGAGGAGCGAGATACGCGCGGGTTCATCTCGATGACGACCAAGCGGCCGTCTTTCGGGTTGACGGCGAACTGGACGTTGGAGCCGCCGGTCTCAACGCCGATCTCACGCAGCACCGCGATGCTCGCGTTGCGCATGATCTGATATTCCTTGTCGGTCAGCGTCAGCGCCGGCGCGACGGTGATGGAGTCGCCGGTATGGACGCCCATCGGATCGACATTTTCAATCGAGCAAATGATGATGGCATTGTCATTCCGATCCCGGACGACCTCCATCTCATATTCCTTCCAGCCGAGGAGCGATTCCTCGATCAGGACTTCGGTGGTCGGCGAGGCGTCGAGCCCTTCGGCTACGATCCGCTTGAACTCTTCCTTGTTGTAGGCGACGCCGCCGCCGGTGCCACCGAGCGTGAAGCTGGGGCGAATGATCGAGGGAAGGCCGGTGAACTCCAGCCCCTCCAGCGCCTCTTCCATCGTATGGGCGATGCGCGAGCGGGCCGATTCCAGCCCAATCTTGTCCATCGCGTCGCGGAACTTCAGGCGGTCCTCGGCCTTGTCGATGGCTTCGGCATCCGCGCCGATCATTTTGACGCCATATTTCTCCAGCGTGCCGTCATTGAACAGCGCCAGCGCCGTGTTGAGAGCCGTCTGGCCACCCATGGTCGGCAGCACCGCGTCGGGGCGCTCCTTCTCGATGATCTTCGCCACGATTTCGGGCGTGATCGGCTCGACATAGGTCGCGTCGGCAAATTCCGGGTCGGTCATGATGGTGGCTGGGTTGGAATTCACCAGAATGATGCGATAGCCCTCTTCCCTGAGCGCCTTCACCGCCTGCGTGCCCGAATAGTCGAACTCGCAAGCCTGGCCGATGATGATCGGGCCAGCGCCGATGATGAGGATGGAGGAGATGTCGGTGCGTTTGGGCATTAGAAGTGACTTTTCCCGAGCTGGACCAGCTTTTCAAAAGCGGCTTTATCTAAGCGGATTGTTTGCGACAGCTTGCCAGGAATTTCTCGGCCTGGCCGCCCGTAAGTATCAATTTGGATGAGCTTCTCTCGACCGCAATCGACCAACCGAACGATCGTTTCGACCTCTTCATGAGGCCGAGCATTTTCTAGATGCTCAACAGTAAAGTCGCGCACTGTAGCCATCGCTCAGTTCCCCCACCGTTGCTTCATCAATGCACAGCCCCCGTCCGGGCCTCGCAACCCCAGCCGTCATATTCGACGCCGCACAGGATTTCGATCTGGAGGCACTTCTTCGTCAGCGCGCGGATGGACGCTTTGTCGACCGCCTGCTCGGTTTCGAGGAACAGGTAGAGATCGCCATCCTCATCCTCTTCGCGGTCGAGTTCGACAAAGCCGAACTGACTGGCGATGGTCAGCACGCGTTCGAAATCCTTCTCGCTTCCCCGGAAGCTGACATCGACCGGGCGCGGGATGCGCGGCTTGTCGCCATTCTCGGTGAGATTGGCGAGAACGGCCTTGTCCGCCTCCCACTCCGCTTCGAGCCGGGCGGGATCAACCTGAGGCAGATTGAGGCTCACTTCAGCCCTTCGACGAAGCGCTGGAACAGGTAGAAGCTGTCCTGAGGGCCGGGCGATGCTTCCGGGTGATACTGAACAGAAAATGCTTTCTTATCAGTTAGTTCTATGCCGCAGTTGCTGCCATCAAAGAGCGACACATGGGTCGGCTTGACATTTTCAGGCAGCGTGTCGCTATCGACCGCGAAGCCGTGGTTCATCGAGGTGATCTCGACAAGGCCGTCTGAGAGCCGCTTGACGGGGTGATTGGCGCCGCGATGGCCCTGGTGCATCTTCACGGTCTTGGCGCCGGCAGCGAGCGCCAGCATCTGGTGGCCGAGGCAGATGCCGAAGACCGGCAGGTCGGCCTCCAAAACCTGCCTGATGACGGGCACGGCATATTCGCCGGTCGCGGCCGGGTCGCCGGGGCCGTTGGACAGGAAGACGCCGTCGGGCTTCTGCTCCCTCACCTGCTCATAGGTAGCGGTGGCGGGCAGCACGGTGACTCGGGCGCCAGCCTTCACCAGGTTACGAAAGATGTTGTTCTTCGCGCCATAATCGATCGCGACGACATGAGGGCGTTCATCGCCCGCTTCGCCCAGGCCATAGCCATGACCGAGCTTCCAGACGCCGTCCTTCCACAGGCGGCTTTCCTTGCCGGTGACTTCAATGGCGAGGTCCATGCCCTCAAGACCGGGCCAACTGTCGGCCTTGTCAGCCAGCGTAGCGAGGTCGAAATTGCCGTCCGGGTCATGGGCGATCACAACATTGGGCGCGCCCTTGAGGCGGATCATGCGCGTCAGTGCGCGGGTATCGACGCCCGAGAGGCCGATGCGGCCATGTTCCTTCATCCACTGGTCGAACGGCTCGACATTGCGGAAGTTGCTGGGCGCGGTGACGTCCTCGCGGACTATGCAGCCCAGCGCATGCGGGGCATCCGCCTCCACATCGTCGACATTGGTGCCGACATTACCGATATGGGGGAAGGTGAAATTGATGATCTGACCCGCGTAGGAGGGATCGGTCATAATCTCCTGATAGCCAGTGATCGAGGTGTTGAAGCAAAGCTCGCCCACCGCATCGCCGACCGAGCCGAAGCCGCGTCCAAACACCGCGCTGCCGTCAGCAAAAACCAATACCCCTGTCGCTCCTTTGGGCACGGTGAGGGTCTTGGCATCAGCCATGGTCGTAGCGTCCTTCATGTTTTTGCGGGAACCCGTCTGCAGCGGGTTAAACGGCCGGTCACCTATGCCTTGAGCCCCGCGCGGTCAACCGCTGTTAAAAATCTCTTTTCGCATTATATCTGGCTTTTTCCCGTAGCACAGGATTCGTGTCGCCATGATTCGCGAGAAGGTAAAGAGCGCCCAGGTCGAAGCCATGAAGGGCGGGGACAAGGAACGCCTGGCCGCGGTGCGGCTGATCCTCGCCAAGCTGAAGGACCGGGACATCGAGTTGCGGACCACCAGCAGCGTGCCTGATGACGACACGATCGTGGTCGAGGTGCTGCAGAAGATGGCCAAGCAGCGGCGCGAATCGATCGACATGTTCAAGAGTGGCGGACGCGACGAGTTGGCCGCGAAGGAACAGGCGGAATTGGTGGTTATCGAGAGCTTCCTGCCGCAGCAGCTGAGCGAGGATGAGACCAAGGCGGCCATTGACGCCATCAAGGCTGAGGTTGGGGCGAGCAGCGTCAAGGATATGGGGAAGGTCATGGCCGTGCTGAAGGAACGGCATGGGGCTGTGATTGACATGAGCAAGGCTAGCGGGCTGGTGAAAGCGGCGCTGTCCTAAAGCTGCGATACGGTTCCCCTGCCGCCTTGCGTGAGGGATCAGGGGAGGGCATGTTCAAGATCAATGGACAAAGGCTATGCCCGCCCTACCCTCCGCGCACGCCCCCTCCGCAACAATGCGACCGATGCGGAGCGCGTTCTGTGGCAAGCGATCAGCGCGCGCAAACTAGCCGGCATTCGGTTTAATCGGCAGGTTCCAGTAGGCCCGTTCATCTGTGATTTCGTAGCACGATCGATCCGGCCCGTGATTGAAGTTGATGGCTGGCAGCATGATGCGTCCGTCGATGCAGGCCGGACAGCGTTTCTAAAGCAACGCGGGTATAGAGTGTTGCGCTTCTGGAATAATGATGTGCTGGGGAATTTGGATGGGGTTGTGGCCGAGATTGAGCGCGTCATTTCCCGGATGATGGCACACATCCCCTCCCCCAACCCCTCCCGCGAGCGGGAGGGGAGCTTTTGTGGTGAGGGGACATGAGCCTTTCCCCCGCCTTCCTTGACGAGCTGCGTATGCGGACATCCCTGTCCACCCTGATCGGGCGGACGGTGAAGGTCACCAAAGCGGGGCGGGAGTATAAGGCTTGCTGTCCTTTTCATAATGAGAAGACGCCCAGCTTCACCATCAATGATGAGAAGGGCTTTTATCATTGCTTCGGCTGCGGAGCGCATGGGGATGCGATCCGGTGGATGACCGATCAGCGCGGCTTGCCGTTCATGGAGGCCGTGAAGGAACTTGCTGCGACGGCGGGAATGGATGTGCCCGCGCCCGATCCGCATATGGCGAAACGGGCGGAGAAGGCGAAGGGCCTGCATGACGTCATGGTGGCAGCGCAAGCCTTGTTCGAAGAGCAGCTTGGCGGGATCGAAGGCGCTGAAGCCCGGGATTACCTGAAGCGGCGCGGGATCAGCGAAGCCACTCGGCGAGCCTTTGGCTTTGGCTATTCCGCGGATTCCAATGGAAAGCTGAAAGGCGCGCTAACCGAGTTTGGCGAGCCTATGCTGATCGAGGCCGGATTGCTGATCGATCCGGATGCGAGCGAGGGTGAAAAGGCGCGAAAGCGCGAAAGCTATGACCGGTTCCGGGGGCGGCTCATGCTGCCGATCCGCGATATTCGGGGGCGAGTGATCGCCTTTGGCGGGCGCATATTGGGCCAGGGCGAACCCAAATATCTGAACTCGCCGGACACGCCGCTCTTCGACAAGGGACGGACGCTTTACAATATCGATCGCGCCTCCCCCGCCAGTCGCCAGAGCGGACGGGTGATCGTGGTCGAGGGCTATATGGACGTGATAGCGCTGGCCCAGGCTGGTTTCGGCGAAGCCGTCGCGCCGCTCGGCACGGCTCTCACCGAGCATCAGATCCAGCGACTGTGGAAGATGGTGGACGTGCCGATCCTTTGCTTCGACGGGGATGCAGCGGGTCAGAAGGCGGCGATCCGGGCGGCGACGCGGGCGCTGCCGCTGCTACGGCCTGGGATGAGCCTGGCTTTTGCGACGCTCCCGGCTGGGCAAGACCCCGACGACCTGATCCGGGCCGAAGGACCGGTAGCGATGGAGAAGGTGTTGAGTGTTGCTGAACCGCTGGTCGAGCGGTTGTGGGCCCATGAACAGAATGCGGTGCCGCTGGATACGCCCGAGCAGCGAGCGGCCTTAAAACAGCGGCTGGGCGCTATCACGGACGCCATCGCGCATCCCGATGTACGGGCGCATTATGTGCAGATATTCCGCCAGCGTTACGATGCCCTGTTCTTTGCGCGGCAAGCTTCGGGCGGCGGCCCCCGGCATCAGCGAGGCGGCGGCGCTCGTCAGGGGTGGCAGCGTGACCGGCGGGGCAATTGGAAGCCTCCCCTGCCCCCGGTTGGCAGCGAAGCGCGGGCGATCGGGGTGAGCGGCATGGAGCAGCGGCTGCTGCGCGCGGTACTCGCAAGCCTGCTGCGCCATCCGGAGCAGATCATGCTGCATCGGGAGATGCTGTCAGCACTGCATATCGGCGATTCGGCCTTGGCCGGACTGCTGCGCGCGATGGTGACGGCTTCCTTCACGCAAGAAACAGTTGAAACCGAGGGCCTCCTTACCATATTGGGCCAAGGTGAAGTGTATAATATGGCGAAGGGGATGCTCCGGGCCGACACGTTCACATTCACCCCCAACAGGATGACCGCCGACTCGAGTCGCGTTTCGCGCGATCTGGAGGAGGCTATCCGGGTGATGGCGCAAGGACCGGAGTTGGAGACGGCGCTGGCGGAAGCCACCAGACGGGCAAAGGAAGACCTCAACGAGGAGACCTTTGCCGAGCAGCAGCGGGTTCATCGGATGAAGATGGATCATGACCGGCGCTTGGCGGAACTGGCGCAGTCCGAAGATATTGTTTGATTCGTCCCAATCGGGACGGCGGAGTTAAGGCGAATAAATGGCGAGCAAGGCGACAGGCAAGGGTGCGGGCGAGGATGTGGATACCGGCGATGCGCCGCTCCTTGATCTGAACGAGGCGTCGGTCAAGAAGCTGATCGCGCGTGCGAAGAAGCGCGGCTACATCACCTATGACGAGCTGAACGACGCCCTGCCGCAGGACCAGATGTCTTCCGAGCAGATTGAGGACATCATGGCCGCGCTCAACGAGATGGGCGTGAACATCGTCGAAAATGAAGAAGCCAGTGAAGATGGCGACGATCAGCGCGACGACAGCGATGACGACGCAGCGGACGACAGCGCCGATGATGACGGTTCGCCTCGCCCCGTAGCCGAGAAGAAGAAAGAAACGGTCGATCGCACCGATGACCCTGTGCGCATGTATCTGCGCGAAATGGGTGCGGTCGAGCTGCTGAGCCGTGAGGGCGAAATCGCCATCGCCAAGCGCATTGAGGCCGGGCGCGACACGATGATTCTGGGCCTGTGCGAAAGCCCGACAACCTTCAACGCGATCATCGAATGGTCGACCGCGCTCAATAATGGCGAGATGCAGCTGCGCGAGATCCTGGATCTCGACGCGATGCTCTCCAAGGATCCGGCTCCGGAGAATCTGGAGGAAGGCGCCGAGGATGATGATGGCGAAATCAGCGAGAAGACCGCTGGGCCCAGCTTCAAGGAAGAGGAGGAGCCCGAGGAAGAGGCGGCCGATTCCGACGAGGATGAGGACGGCCTGACCGAGCGCCGGACCCGCCGGGTGGAAGAGGAAGAGGAAGAAGACAACACCCTCTCCCTCGCCCAGATGGAAGAGACCCTGAAGCCGATGGCGCTGGAGAAATTCGCGACCATCACGGAGATTTTCCGCACCTTCTCGCGCGCGCAGGAATCGCGCATGGCGGCCATGGCCAATGGCGAGGCGCTAAGCCAAGCGGCGGAGGACGACTATCAGGACCTGCGCGAGCAGCTGACCGCGGAAGTCGAAAGCGTTCAGTTCCACCAGCAGAAGATCGAATATCTGGTCGATCAGCTTTATGCCTATAACCGGCGCCTGACCGCGCTGGGCGGCCAGATGCTGCGCCTGGCCGAGCGGCACAAGGTGAGCCGCAAGGATTTCCTCGACCGCTATGTGAACCATGAACTGGACGATGGCTGGATGGACAAGGTGTCCGGCATCGACAAGAAATGGGCGGCCTTTGCCGCAGCCGAGGCACGCGCCGTCGAGCGCATCCGCAATGAGGTGAGCGAGATCGCGCAGGCGACCGGCATGTCGCTGAATGAATTCCGCCGCATCGTCAACATGGTGCAAAAGGGCGAGCGCGAGGCGCGCATCGCGAAGAAGGAAATGGTCGAGGCGAACCTGCGCCTGGTCATCTCCATCGCTAAAAAATATACGAACCGTGGCTTGCAATTCCTTGATCTTATTCAGGAAGGCAATATCGGCCTGATGAAGGCTGTCGATAAGTTCGAATATCGGCGCGGCTATAAATTCTCGACCTATGCGACCTGGTGGATCCGGCAGGCGATCACCCGTTCGATTGCGGATCAGGCGCGGACCATCCGCATTCCGGTCCATATGATCGAGACGATCAACAAGCTGGTGCGCACCAGCCGCCAGTTCCTGCACGAGCAGGGCCGCGAGCCGACTCCGGAGGAAATGGCCGAGCGCCTTTCCATGCCGCTGGAGAAGGTGCGCAAGGTGATGAAGATCGCCAAGGAGCCGATCTCCCTCGAAACGCCGATCGGCGATGAGGAGGATTCACATCTGGGCGATTTCATCGAGGACAAGAATGCGATCATCCCGGTGGATGCCGCGATCCAAGCGAACCTCAAGGAAACCGTGACGCGGGTTCTGGCTTCGCTGACACCGCGCGAGGAACGTGTGCTGCGCATGCGCTTCGGCATCGGCATGAACACCGACCATACGCTGGAGGAGGTGGGCCAGCAGTTCAGCGTGACGCGCGAACGTATCCGCCAGATCGAGGCAAAGGCTCTGCGCAAGCTGAAGCATCCGAGCCGCAGCCGCAAGATGCGCAGCTTCCTGGACCAATAGGGGCTCTGGCGCGGCGAAACGATAGGGAGGACGGCTTTCGGGCCGCCATTTTTTTTGAGCGCATAAACCCCTCTTTTACCTCGCTTCCCTATAGTGCGCAAAACGGCCGCAATGGCGCTGGCGGCCGCGCAGGGGTTGACGATGAACGAAGCAGCAGCACGCCTGGGGACAGGCGACATATCTCAGGTGATCGAGGCGCTTGTCGCAGCCGACGGGACGGATGGTCATGCCCATGCCAGCAGCGCGCGGGCGGGGATCGGCCGCGACGCAGTGTTGACGCTGGCAGATCTGGCCGATGCCGCGCACTATCTTTGCCTGCTGCATGGCCGCCATCCTGGCGTGATCGATCATGCCGCGACGCGATCGGCAGACAATGGGGCTAGGGCGTGGCTAGTGCAGGCTGCTGACGCCTTTGCGCGGGAGCGGGCGTATTTGACGCAAGTGACAGTGGCGGTGGGGCCGGTGCCCAGCACAGCCGGGCAAAGTGATTGCGAG
It includes:
- a CDS encoding ribonuclease E inhibitor RraB is translated as MSLNLPQVDPARLEAEWEADKAVLANLTENGDKPRIPRPVDVSFRGSEKDFERVLTIASQFGFVELDREEDEDGDLYLFLETEQAVDKASIRALTKKCLQIEILCGVEYDGWGCEARTGAVH
- the carA gene encoding glutamine-hydrolyzing carbamoyl-phosphate synthase small subunit, producing the protein MADAKTLTVPKGATGVLVFADGSAVFGRGFGSVGDAVGELCFNTSITGYQEIMTDPSYAGQIINFTFPHIGNVGTNVDDVEADAPHALGCIVREDVTAPSNFRNVEPFDQWMKEHGRIGLSGVDTRALTRMIRLKGAPNVVIAHDPDGNFDLATLADKADSWPGLEGMDLAIEVTGKESRLWKDGVWKLGHGYGLGEAGDERPHVVAIDYGAKNNIFRNLVKAGARVTVLPATATYEQVREQKPDGVFLSNGPGDPAATGEYAVPVIRQVLEADLPVFGICLGHQMLALAAGAKTVKMHQGHRGANHPVKRLSDGLVEITSMNHGFAVDSDTLPENVKPTHVSLFDGSNCGIELTDKKAFSVQYHPEASPGPQDSFYLFQRFVEGLK
- a CDS encoding GatB/YqeY domain-containing protein, translated to MIREKVKSAQVEAMKGGDKERLAAVRLILAKLKDRDIELRTTSSVPDDDTIVVEVLQKMAKQRRESIDMFKSGGRDELAAKEQAELVVIESFLPQQLSEDETKAAIDAIKAEVGASSVKDMGKVMAVLKERHGAVIDMSKASGLVKAALS
- a CDS encoding endonuclease domain-containing protein, which gives rise to MDKGYARPTLRARPLRNNATDAERVLWQAISARKLAGIRFNRQVPVGPFICDFVARSIRPVIEVDGWQHDASVDAGRTAFLKQRGYRVLRFWNNDVLGNLDGVVAEIERVISRMMAHIPSPNPSREREGSFCGEGT
- the dnaG gene encoding DNA primase, which produces MSLSPAFLDELRMRTSLSTLIGRTVKVTKAGREYKACCPFHNEKTPSFTINDEKGFYHCFGCGAHGDAIRWMTDQRGLPFMEAVKELAATAGMDVPAPDPHMAKRAEKAKGLHDVMVAAQALFEEQLGGIEGAEARDYLKRRGISEATRRAFGFGYSADSNGKLKGALTEFGEPMLIEAGLLIDPDASEGEKARKRESYDRFRGRLMLPIRDIRGRVIAFGGRILGQGEPKYLNSPDTPLFDKGRTLYNIDRASPASRQSGRVIVVEGYMDVIALAQAGFGEAVAPLGTALTEHQIQRLWKMVDVPILCFDGDAAGQKAAIRAATRALPLLRPGMSLAFATLPAGQDPDDLIRAEGPVAMEKVLSVAEPLVERLWAHEQNAVPLDTPEQRAALKQRLGAITDAIAHPDVRAHYVQIFRQRYDALFFARQASGGGPRHQRGGGARQGWQRDRRGNWKPPLPPVGSEARAIGVSGMEQRLLRAVLASLLRHPEQIMLHREMLSALHIGDSALAGLLRAMVTASFTQETVETEGLLTILGQGEVYNMAKGMLRADTFTFTPNRMTADSSRVSRDLEEAIRVMAQGPELETALAEATRRAKEDLNEETFAEQQRVHRMKMDHDRRLAELAQSEDIV